GGATTCATCAAGAATTAAATCTTAAGATCTCGGTGGGCATAGCAGAAAATAAATTCCTGGCCAAGATAGCCACCAACCTGGGAAAGCCAGATGGTTTTTACCTTATTCCTTCTGAAGATATTCAAAAAATTCTCTATCCCCTTCCGGTATCTGCTCTCTGGGGTATAGGAAAAAAGAGCGAAGAACTGCTAAAAAAATCCGGTATTTACCAGGTAGAACAACTGGCTAAAATGCCTGATATAATCCTAGAGAATCTTATGGGGAAAAACGGGATAAAGATAAAGCTTCTGGCTCAAGGGATAGATAACAGTCCGGTTACTCCGCTATCTGAAGCAAAATCTATTGGCAAAGAAACAACTTTCGGCAGCAATATAAGCGAAAAAGCAGTTCTTCTAAAAGAACTGCTAAAAATTTCTCAGATAGTGGGATATACCGCCAGAAAAGAAGGTTATAAAGGTCGGACCATCACTTTGAAAATAAGATTTCAGGATTTTACTACCTTCAATAAGTCCAAGACCTTAGAAAATTCTACCCATCTTGATGATACCATTTTTAAGAGTGTGGTAGAACTCCTGGAAAAAGTAAGATACAAAAAAGTCGGGGTCAGACTTTTAGGCATAAAACTTTCCAATCTTACCCCGGGGAATAGAATAAGACAATTGAAATTATCAAAAGACAAAGAGGACAAATTGGAACAATTGATCCAATCTTTAGATAAAGTCAGGGAAAAATTCGGTACTAATGCCATAACCCGAGCCAGTCTTCTCTCTAATTTATCGTCAGAAAAATCGTTCCTTTGATATTTCGCGCTATTTTTTTACGATTCAAATTCAAATCCTTTTTCTTTGAAGAGC
This genomic stretch from Candidatus Atribacteria bacterium harbors:
- a CDS encoding DNA polymerase IV, with amino-acid sequence MNNINRLSIIHLDLDAFFASVEQRDNPAYRGEPLIVGGISGGKGNSNRGVVCAASYEARKYGIHAGMPIWEARQKCHRGIFIPSQMNKYLEASKKFFQICSTYTPLIEPLGIDELFLDVSGCESLFGSSETIGRKIKERIHQELNLKISVGIAENKFLAKIATNLGKPDGFYLIPSEDIQKILYPLPVSALWGIGKKSEELLKKSGIYQVEQLAKMPDIILENLMGKNGIKIKLLAQGIDNSPVTPLSEAKSIGKETTFGSNISEKAVLLKELLKISQIVGYTARKEGYKGRTITLKIRFQDFTTFNKSKTLENSTHLDDTIFKSVVELLEKVRYKKVGVRLLGIKLSNLTPGNRIRQLKLSKDKEDKLEQLIQSLDKVREKFGTNAITRASLLSNLSSEKSFL